One window of Mangrovibacterium diazotrophicum genomic DNA carries:
- a CDS encoding NUDIX hydrolase, producing MLIEHSTNNSVLAGGGILWRGEPFLSELAVIHRTRYGGEWLLPKGKQEPGEKLEETALREVSEETACTAKLVSFADFLQYKIGEKEKLVFFWHMQLVEENVRTRDKEADQLLWLPVEAASKLLTYDEQKKLIVRSGTSLRAPVGESQEVRLAKGDSRQTWRSRMKHFRGGNKIRKSRLQGSITTSRKRMESKLESCLKPKLQHLYKGIELLKTAEFYLNGNELDIAWKCFHESQRQEILTLDSEPLLAEAKVIRSEAEKIGGWRQAAIEELLGKKGELIPPGLSNESVYQAAQIRDEHFNNNAYKDQLFQRYLSTILVCLVVSAFLVFAYLYYAHWCSSPLSFLPPIFGVVGFGIFGGAFSTLLKIPPERGSSRIPEQVYASRLSLIRVFIGGASALILYVFIQAGLVLQLDGFDNKPDNLFLLYVISFAAGFSERLVLKTVMAVTKE from the coding sequence ATGTTGATAGAGCACTCAACGAATAACTCCGTCTTGGCGGGTGGCGGTATTTTGTGGCGCGGTGAGCCTTTTTTGTCCGAGCTTGCGGTTATCCACAGAACCCGGTATGGTGGCGAGTGGTTGTTGCCGAAAGGAAAACAAGAACCCGGAGAGAAGCTTGAGGAAACAGCCTTGCGTGAAGTGAGTGAGGAAACAGCTTGTACCGCGAAGCTTGTTTCGTTTGCCGATTTTCTGCAATATAAGATCGGCGAAAAGGAAAAGCTGGTGTTTTTCTGGCACATGCAATTAGTTGAAGAAAATGTCCGGACGAGGGATAAAGAAGCGGATCAGTTGTTATGGCTACCTGTTGAAGCAGCTTCGAAATTGTTGACATACGATGAGCAGAAGAAGCTGATTGTTCGCTCTGGTACTTCTTTGCGGGCTCCCGTCGGCGAATCGCAGGAAGTACGTTTGGCAAAAGGAGATTCAAGGCAGACTTGGCGTAGTAGGATGAAGCATTTTCGGGGTGGAAACAAGATTCGGAAGTCTCGTTTGCAAGGTTCGATAACGACCTCACGGAAACGGATGGAGTCGAAGTTGGAAAGCTGTTTAAAGCCGAAGTTGCAACATCTGTATAAAGGGATAGAGCTTTTGAAAACGGCTGAATTTTACTTAAACGGGAATGAGCTGGACATTGCCTGGAAATGTTTTCACGAATCGCAAAGGCAGGAGATTTTGACACTTGATTCGGAGCCGTTACTGGCCGAGGCCAAGGTGATTCGAAGTGAGGCTGAAAAGATTGGAGGTTGGCGTCAGGCTGCAATCGAAGAATTGTTGGGAAAGAAAGGCGAGCTGATTCCTCCGGGCTTAAGTAATGAATCGGTGTATCAGGCGGCACAGATTCGTGATGAGCACTTCAATAATAATGCGTATAAAGATCAGCTTTTTCAACGTTATCTGTCGACAATTTTAGTGTGCCTCGTGGTTAGTGCTTTTCTCGTTTTTGCTTACCTGTATTATGCGCATTGGTGTTCGTCGCCACTGTCGTTTCTTCCGCCGATTTTCGGCGTTGTTGGTTTCGGGATATTTGGAGGTGCATTCAGTACGCTTCTGAAAATACCTCCGGAGCGCGGTTCCAGCCGCATTCCGGAACAGGTTTATGCATCGCGGCTTTCGTTGATCCGAGTCTTTATCGGAGGCGCTTCCGCCTTGATTCTTTATGTGTTTATTCAGGCAGGTTTGGTTTTGCAACTGGACGGCTTTGATAACAAGCCGGATAATCTCTTTTTACTCTATGTGATTTCGTTTGCTGCCGGTTTTAGCGAACGCCTTGTCCTGAAAACAGTCATGGCGGTTACAAAAGAGTAG
- a CDS encoding acyl-CoA thioesterase: MDFIFELPFKVRDYECDLQGIVNNSVYQNYLEHTRHEFLENVGLNFAQLHDEGIDAVVIRVEIDYKFPLKSGDQFVCKLRVDREGKLKYIFYQDIYRQSDDKLIIKGKVVSTTINAQSGRPVFCEQLAEIFDRYIP, from the coding sequence ATGGATTTTATTTTTGAATTGCCTTTCAAAGTTCGTGACTACGAATGCGATTTACAGGGTATTGTAAACAACTCGGTTTATCAAAACTACCTGGAACATACCCGTCACGAATTTCTGGAAAATGTTGGCTTAAACTTCGCTCAATTACACGATGAAGGAATTGATGCCGTAGTGATTCGGGTGGAAATTGACTACAAATTCCCGTTGAAAAGCGGCGACCAATTTGTCTGCAAACTTCGGGTTGACCGCGAGGGGAAGCTAAAATATATTTTCTACCAGGATATTTACCGGCAGTCGGACGACAAACTCATCATTAAAGGGAAAGTGGTGTCAACAACAATCAATGCGCAAAGTGGCCGACCCGTTTTTTGCGAACAATTAGCCGAGATTTTCGACCGCTATATCCCTTAA
- a CDS encoding alpha/beta fold hydrolase, giving the protein MQETWRKLVHAIRFGLLVLAFVGGQHALGQQVDYGNNPQAGNYAEVNGIKLYYEEYGSGEPLLLLHGNGGSIDAFRFQIPFFEKHYHVIAVDSRLQGRSGGSADSLSYRQMADDFNGLLDYLGVDSAFVLGWSDGGINGILLAMNYPDKVKRLAVSGANVVPDSTALPVAVLREMQAVVDNPSSSPRDVTLNRMMVEQPQIPFRELKKIQCPVLVMAGDHDLIKTAHTVKIFESIPKASLCIFPDSHHGVCQQHPDLFNETVLQFFQK; this is encoded by the coding sequence CGATTCGGATTGCTTGTTTTAGCTTTCGTCGGTGGTCAACATGCCCTCGGGCAGCAGGTCGATTACGGAAACAATCCGCAAGCAGGAAATTATGCGGAGGTGAATGGAATAAAGCTGTATTACGAAGAATATGGTAGTGGTGAGCCCTTGCTTCTGCTTCACGGAAACGGTGGATCAATTGATGCTTTCCGGTTTCAAATTCCTTTTTTTGAGAAGCATTATCACGTAATTGCTGTTGATAGTCGTTTGCAGGGCAGGTCAGGCGGTTCTGCAGATTCGCTTTCTTACCGGCAAATGGCTGATGATTTTAATGGCTTGTTGGATTACCTCGGAGTTGACTCGGCTTTCGTACTGGGGTGGAGTGATGGCGGAATCAACGGAATTCTGCTGGCGATGAATTATCCGGACAAAGTCAAGAGACTGGCCGTTTCGGGTGCGAATGTTGTGCCTGATTCTACCGCGTTGCCGGTAGCTGTTCTTCGGGAGATGCAGGCGGTTGTCGACAATCCATCTTCATCTCCAAGGGATGTTACGTTGAATCGAATGATGGTAGAGCAACCGCAGATTCCATTCCGGGAGCTGAAGAAAATACAGTGCCCCGTTCTAGTAATGGCCGGAGACCACGACCTGATTAAAACAGCACACACGGTGAAGATTTTTGAGTCGATCCCGAAAGCGAGTTTATGTATTTTCCCCGATTCACATCACGGCGTTTGTCAGCAACACCCCGATCTGTTCAATGAGACCGTCCTCCAATTTTTTCAGAAATGA